A part of Rhodamnia argentea isolate NSW1041297 chromosome 8, ASM2092103v1, whole genome shotgun sequence genomic DNA contains:
- the LOC115727752 gene encoding uncharacterized protein LOC115727752: MLKTMTESIKPAETDLVNSSNRKVLVQENLKLPSKAVTFSITKTEQQENPSRADLMTQRSRFRNLKLGERTRNKPLEVSILERSKTKPWSMCMKTPQAVSNSSTAYELLGNGFADLGEASLLPNIGVADENCALGNGNKFCECSVHEARLSAEAKPMLLEQFSGKGEAIMEYSLRSQHHGIFHFSPAWPLFFRRRKLLILDINGLLADIVSPPPKDYKADIKIARRAVFKRPFCVDFLKFCFERFDVGIWSSRNKKNVERVVDYLLGDMKHKLLFCWDLSHCTSTRFRTLENKHKALVFKEVRRLWEKHDSSLPWEKGDYDESNTLLLDDSPYKALLNPPHTAVFPNSYKFQHESDVSLGNGGDLRVYLEELAAAHDIRPYVAQHPFGQTAITEGSEYWGFYLRAVSTVMPRYHPYFSAQARP; encoded by the exons ATGTTGAAAACAATGACTGAGAGTATCAAACCTGCAGAAACTGATCTGGTTAATTCTAGCAACAGAAAGGTATTGGTGCAGGAAAACTTAAAGTTGCCCAGCAAGGCTGTGACTTTTTCGATAACTAAGACTGAGCAACAAGAGAATCCCTCACGAGCAGATTTGATGACACAAAGGTCGCGTTTCAGAAATCTAAAGTTGGGAGAGAGGACAAGGAACAAACCTCTTGAAGTGAGCATCTTGGAGAGAAGCAAGACAAAACCGTGGAGTATGTGCATGAAAACACCCCAAGCGGTGTCAAATAGCTCTACAGCTTATGAACTGCTCGGCAATGGCTTCGCTGATCTTGGTGAAGCCAGTCTTCTGCCAAATATTGGTGTGGCAGATGAAAATTGTGCACTGGGAAATGGTAATAAGTTTTGTGAATGTTCTGTACATGAAGCAAGATTATCTGCTGAAGCAAAGCCAATGCTACTTGAGCAGTTCTCGGGCAAGGGCGAAGCAATAATGGAATATTCCCTTCGAAGTCAGCATCATGGAATATTCCATTTTTCTCCTGCATGGCCACTTTTCTTCCGCCGGAGAAAACTTTTAATTCTTGATATAAATGGGCTTCTTGCAGATATAGTTTCTCCTCCTCCCAAGGACTACAAAGCAGACATAAAAATTGCAAGACGGGCAG TTTTCAAGAGACCGTTCTGTGTTGATTTTCTGAAGTTCTgctttgaaagatttgatgtgGGCATATGGTCATCAAGAAACAA GAAGAATGTGGAAAGAGTGGTTGATTATCTTTTGGGAGATATGAAGCATAAGCTGCTTTTTTGTTGG GACCTTTCACATTGCACTTCTACAAGGTTTAGAACACTAGAAAACAAGCATAAGGCATTGGTTTTTAAGGAAGTCAGGAGACTTTGGGAGAAACATGACTCTAGCCTTCCATGGGAAAAGGGAGATTATGACGAATCAAATACGCTGTTATTGGATGATTCTCCTTATAAGGCCTTGCTCAACCCT CCACACACTGCAGTCTTTCCCAACTCTTACAAGTTTCAGCATGAAAGTGATGTTTCGTTAG GTAATGGAGGCGATCTCCGTGTTTATCTGGAAGAGCTAGCTGCAGCCCATGATATACGGCCATATGTGGCACAGCATCCATTTGGTCAAACAGCAATTACTGAAGGAAGTGAATATTGGGGTTTCTACCTGAGGGCCGTCAGTACAGTAATGCCACGATATCACCCATACTTCTCAGCTCAGGCTCGCCCATGA
- the LOC115752888 gene encoding transcription initiation factor TFIID subunit 8 isoform X1: MSDGGRENRREHEKSSGHRKSGVDNFARAIAKIAVAQVCETEGFQAFQQSALETFSDVAVRYIRDVGKTALLYTNLAGRTEVNVFDVIQGLEDLSMGLGFVGASDIDHCLVQSGVVRELLQYVGDSEELPFAYALPQLPIFRDRKQTPSFLQAGVEPPHEHIPSWLPPFPDIQDHVQLPMQENGAKDPQLVEVEHAKDDIKPEQQSSLSVQPLHSAGGLAGPPLVAERNAANLKEAAVTNPYLAAPLYFGEKEVSPAVLPTKLSSEAAVGDHVGQKQVMDGKISALEAFVPGIESIKSGLNDSDEGQMKVFPSQRPPVQFKIRIGKRSFNANPNSSFEHEDFVRLLLVVPFLCYSDTNVHEEFDDALGLLITSNVMLLGWIG, encoded by the exons ATGAGTGATGGGGGTCGGGAGAACAGAAGGGAACATGAGAAATCAAGCGGTCACAGAAAATCCGGGGTTGATAATTTTGCGAGGGCCATTGCGAAGATTGCTGTTGCGCAAGTGTGTGAAACTGAAGGGTTTCAGGCTTTTCAGCAGTCGGCCCTCGAGACATTCTCTGATGTAGCAGTTAGATACATACGTGATGTAGGAAAGACAGCACTCTTGTATACTAATTTGGCAGGTAGAACAGAGGTTAATGTTTTTGATGTTATCCAAGGACTAGAAGATTTAAGTATGGGGCTTGGTTTTGTGGGTGCTTCGGATATCGATCACTGCCTAGTGCAGTCAGGTGTAGTACGTGAACTTTTGCAGTATGTGGGTGATTCTGAAGAGTTACCATTTGCCTATGCTCTTCCTCAGTTACCTATCTTTAGAGATAGAAAGCAGACTCCAAGTTTCTTGCAAGCTGGAGTGGAGCCTCCTCATGAACATATTCCATCTTGGTTGCCTCCATTTCCTGATATCCAAGATCATGTTCAGTTGCCAATGCAGGAGAACGGCGCGAAGGATCCTCAACTTGTAGAAGTTGAACATGCAAAAGACGACATAAAGCCTGAGCAGCAGTCTTCATTGAGTGTGCAGCCATTGCATTCTGCTGGGGGATTAGCAGGTCCTCCCCTGGTTGCTGAGAGGAATGCTGCCAATCTGAAAGAAGCAGCAGTAACTAATCCATATCTCGCTGCACCTCTGTATTTTGGTGAGAAAGAAGTATCTCCGGCTGTTCTTCCTACCAAGCTTTCCAGTGAAGCAGCAGTTGGTGATCATGTGGGACAAAAGCAGGTAATGGATGGTAAAATATCTGCACTGGAAGCATTTGTCCCAGGCATTGAATCAATAAAGAGCGGGTTGAATGATTCTGATGAGGGTCAAATGAAGGTCTTTCCAAGCCAAAGACCGCCTGTGCAGTTCAAGATTAGGATCGGCAAGAGGTCCTTTAATGCAAACCCAAACTCGAGCTTTGAGCATGAGG ATTTTGTCAGATTGCTTCTGGTGGTACCGTTTCTGTGTTACTCAGATACAAATGTTCATGAAGAATTTGATGATGCACTGGGGCTTTTGATAACATCAAACGTAATGCtgttgggatggattggctAG
- the LOC115752888 gene encoding transcription initiation factor TFIID subunit 8 isoform X2, which yields MSDGGRENRREHEKSSGHRKSGVDNFARAIAKIAVAQVCETEGFQAFQQSALETFSDVAVRYIRDVGKTALLYTNLAGRTEVNVFDVIQGLEDLSMGLGFVGASDIDHCLVQSGVVRELLQYVGDSEELPFAYALPQLPIFRDRKQTPSFLQAGVEPPHEHIPSWLPPFPDIQDHVQLPMQENGAKDPQLVEVEHAKDDIKPEQQSSLSVQPLHSAGGLAGPPLVAERNAANLKEAAVTNPYLAAPLYFGEKEVSPAVLPTKLSSEAAVGDHVGQKQVMDGKISALEAFVPGIESIKSGLNDSDEGQMKVFPSQRPPVQFKIRIGKRSFNANPNSSFEHEDCFWWYRFCVTQIQMFMKNLMMHWGF from the exons ATGAGTGATGGGGGTCGGGAGAACAGAAGGGAACATGAGAAATCAAGCGGTCACAGAAAATCCGGGGTTGATAATTTTGCGAGGGCCATTGCGAAGATTGCTGTTGCGCAAGTGTGTGAAACTGAAGGGTTTCAGGCTTTTCAGCAGTCGGCCCTCGAGACATTCTCTGATGTAGCAGTTAGATACATACGTGATGTAGGAAAGACAGCACTCTTGTATACTAATTTGGCAGGTAGAACAGAGGTTAATGTTTTTGATGTTATCCAAGGACTAGAAGATTTAAGTATGGGGCTTGGTTTTGTGGGTGCTTCGGATATCGATCACTGCCTAGTGCAGTCAGGTGTAGTACGTGAACTTTTGCAGTATGTGGGTGATTCTGAAGAGTTACCATTTGCCTATGCTCTTCCTCAGTTACCTATCTTTAGAGATAGAAAGCAGACTCCAAGTTTCTTGCAAGCTGGAGTGGAGCCTCCTCATGAACATATTCCATCTTGGTTGCCTCCATTTCCTGATATCCAAGATCATGTTCAGTTGCCAATGCAGGAGAACGGCGCGAAGGATCCTCAACTTGTAGAAGTTGAACATGCAAAAGACGACATAAAGCCTGAGCAGCAGTCTTCATTGAGTGTGCAGCCATTGCATTCTGCTGGGGGATTAGCAGGTCCTCCCCTGGTTGCTGAGAGGAATGCTGCCAATCTGAAAGAAGCAGCAGTAACTAATCCATATCTCGCTGCACCTCTGTATTTTGGTGAGAAAGAAGTATCTCCGGCTGTTCTTCCTACCAAGCTTTCCAGTGAAGCAGCAGTTGGTGATCATGTGGGACAAAAGCAGGTAATGGATGGTAAAATATCTGCACTGGAAGCATTTGTCCCAGGCATTGAATCAATAAAGAGCGGGTTGAATGATTCTGATGAGGGTCAAATGAAGGTCTTTCCAAGCCAAAGACCGCCTGTGCAGTTCAAGATTAGGATCGGCAAGAGGTCCTTTAATGCAAACCCAAACTCGAGCTTTGAGCATGAGG ATTGCTTCTGGTGGTACCGTTTCTGTGTTACTCAGATACAAATGTTCATGAAGAATTTGATGATGCACTGGGGCTTTTGA
- the LOC115752875 gene encoding serine carboxypeptidase-like 25 yields MAMDSGRGMMMMAFMAVLVVLISSLNATSGHVQEAAAAASSAAAKEGEEADRILSLPGQPRVPFRQFSGYVAVHEAAGRALFYWLTEAYSDPTSKPLVVWLNGGPGCSSVAYGASEEIGPFRINKTASGLYLNKFSWNTAANLLFLETPAGVGFSYSNRSSDLLDTGDRCTAEDSLEFLVRWMERFPRYKGREVYLTGESYAGHYVPQLARQIMAHNLKPKHSIINLRGIMVGNAVTDNYYDNMGTVTYWWSHAMISDRTYEQLMSTCDFRRQKESNECESVYSYAMDQEFGNIDQYNIYAPPCNSSEGSAASRRQSIRLPHRPRHGKILRQISGYDPCTEKYAETYYNRPDVQRALHANTTKIPYKWTACSEVLNRNWNDTEVSILPIYREMIAGGLRVWVFSGDVDSVVPVTATRYSLAQLKLATKIPWYPWYVKKQVGGWTEVYEGLTFATVRGAGHEVPLFKPRAALQLFKSFLRGKPLPKS; encoded by the exons ATGGCTATGGACAGCGGAAgggggatgatgatgatggcgtTCATGGCCGTCCTCGTGGTCCTCATCTCGAGCCTAAACGCTACGTCTGGCCACGTTCAGgaagcagcggcggcggcgtcgtcgGCGGCagcaaaagaaggagaagaagccgATCGCATATTGTCTCTTCCAGGGCAACCGAGAGTCCCGTTCCGGCAGTTCTCCGGGTACGTCGCCGTCCACGAGGCCGCCGGTCGAGCCCTCTTCTACTGGCTCACCGAAGCATACTCCGATCCCACTTCGAAGCCTCTCGTCGTCTGGCTCAAcggag GTCCGGGTTGCTCATCCGTGGCATACGGTGCCTCCGAGGAGATCGGTCCGTTCCGGATAAACAAGACGGCCTCGGGCTTGTACCTCAACAAGTTCTCGTGGAACACCGCGGCCAACCTCCTCTTCTTGGAAACTCCCGCGGGCGTTGGCTTCTCCTACAGCAACCGCTCCTCCGATCTCCTGGACACCGGCGACCGCTGCACCG CTGAGGATTCATTGGAGTTCTTGGTGAGATGGATGGAGAGATTTCCGAGGTACAAAGGGAGGGAGGTGTACTTGACGGGAGAGAGCTACGCAGGCCATTACGTTCCTCAGCTGGCCCGCCAGATTATGGCCCATAACTTGAAGCCCAAACACTCCATTATCAATCTCAGGGGCATTATG GTAGGGAATGCAGTGACGGACAACTACTACGACAACATGGGGACGGTGACGTATTGGTGGAGCCACGCGATGATATCGGATCGGACTTACGAGCAGCTGATGAGCACGTGCGATTTCCGCCGGCAGAAGGAGTCGAACGAGTGCGAGTCGGTCTACTCGTATGCCATGGACCAGGAGTTCGGTAACATCGACCAATACAACATCTACGCTCCCCCTTGCAACTCCTCCGAAGGCTCTGCTGCCTCCAGGCGGCAGTCCATCCGCCTCCCTCATCGCCCCCGCCACGGCAAG attttgaggCAGATATCTGGGTACGATCCCTGTACAGAGAAGTATGCAGAGACGTACTACAACAGGCCTGATGTGCAGAGAGCACTCCATGCCAACACCACCAAGATTCCCTACAAGTGGACTGCTTGCAG TGAAGTGTTGAACCGGAATTGGAACGACACCGAGGTGTCGATCCTGCCCATCTACAGGGAGATGATTGCCGGTGGCCTCCGAGTGTGGGTCTTCAG CGGCGACGTGGACTCGGTGGTACCCGTTACAGCCACAAGATACTCGCTCGCACAGCTCAAACTGGCGACCAAGATCCCGTGGTACCCTTGGTACGTCAAGAAACAG GTTGGGGGGTGGACGGAGGTATATGAAGGGCTAACATTTGCGACGGTGAGAGGAGCAGGTCATGAAGTCCCTCTTTTCAAGCCCAGAGCCGCTCTTCAGCTTTTCAAGTCCTTCTTAAGAGGAAAGCCCCTCCCAAAGTCATGA
- the LOC115752874 gene encoding protein RIK isoform X1: MTEDGAARVSSDESQTRQRKKRKWDQPAESLASIGSALPGVLPLANMGSLTGTAVPMVSPVAAGLMMNSLPANGIAASHALRSSVLMQQSPAVVSKLNQQKVQEDLVIAREIVINDAESAVRYKLTKRQTQEEIQKCTGAVVTTRGKYRPPNALPDGGKPLYLHISAGANLKETVERIIAVDRAAAVIEEMLKQGQNSQPVSYSDKGVKISQALSTCVNLGFDADPSWNIASRIRGPNDQYINHIMNETGVTVLLRGRGSGTSESLHGEERQQPLHLFLSSNNAKSLENAKSLAENLLDTISLECGASRVSSSKVYGAVPPPQQLVVGSNSSGSEVTESTNPAAGLTSTSGFTTSPPLSSPMVPGVSSVFTQGAVSMSGGVLGCFQAQPHMVHHSQPSVTGGTRYSGYEGIYPQATPLQQVALVLKHSTSVTSSVASAPASASVMSELSTKPDSEKEKRPPQRRKFQELPVGNTDPAPNYQESACLKLSEPELDMGSRNISTMPPPKKFILPSSKAMPPPPPKSMPPPPPKFTAPKSSLEVHDKARSLDKTRAAIIPDTLVKLMEYGDEDDDPDENSEESLGSNSTAVTTQKPFWAV, from the exons ATGACGGAGGACGGCGCCGCTAGGGTTTCTTCCGATGAATCGCAAACGAGGCAAAG aaagaagagaaaatgggaTCAGCCAGCGGAGTCTTTGGCCTCGATTGGGTCGGCATTGCCCGGTGTTCTTCCGTTGGCCAACATGGGATCTCTTACTGGGACTGCTGTTCCAATGGTGTCTCCAGTCGCTGCTGGACTTATGATGAATTCACTTCCGGCTAATGGCATTGCGGCGTCACATGCACTTCGGTCATCTGTACTGATGCAGCAGAGTCCTGCAGTGGTTTCCAAACTAAACCAA CAAAAAGTCCAAGAAGATTTGGTGATTGCTCGAGAAATTGTCATAAATGATGCTGAATCTGCTGTCCGGTACAAGCTCACAAAGCGTCAAACACAAGAAGAG ATTCAGAAGTGCACTGGAGCTGTGGTGACGACTAG GGGAAAATACCGGCCGCCAAATGCCTTACCTGATGGTGGAAAGCCATTATATCTCCACATTTCTGCAGGCGCTAAT TTGAAAGAGACTGTTGAACGAATTATAGCTGTTGATCGTGCAGCAGCAGTGATTGAAGAGATGCTGAAACAGGGTCAAAATTCGCAGCCTGTCTCCTATTCTGACAAGGGAGTTAAG ATTTCTCAAGCTTTGAGCACATGCGTGAATTTGGGGTTTGATGCGGACCCATCATGGAACATTGCTTCCCGAATTCGTGGACCAAAT GACCAATATATAAATCACATTATGAATGAAACAGGAGTAACTGTCTTATTAAGAGGGCGTGGTTCTGGAACTTCTGAGAGTTTGCATGGAGAAG AAAGACAGCAGCCATTGCATTTATTCTTGTCCAGTAACAACGCAAAGAGCCTTGAAAATGCAAAGAGTCTAGCTGAAAATCTTCTGGATACAATCAGTTTAGAATGCGGTGCCTCCAG GGTATCATCCTCTAAGGTGTATGGTGCTGTTCCACCTCCTCAGCAGTTGGTGGTGGGATCAAATAGTTCTGGAAGTGAGGTAACAGAAAGTACAAATCCAGCTGCTGGTTTGACATCTACTAGTGGCTTTACTACATCTCCACCCCTTTCGTCACCAATGGTCCCTGGGGTAAGTTCTGTTTTCACTCAAGGGGCAGTGTCAATGTCTGGGGGAGTGCTAGGTTGCTTTCAGGCTCAACCACACATGGTCCACCATTCCCAGCCTTCGGTAACTGGTGGAACGAGATACAGTGGATATGAAGGAATATATCCTCAAGCCACACCTTTGCAACAAGTTGCATTGGTTCTAAAACATTCAACTTCTGTCACATCTTCTGTCGCCTCTGCACCAGCATCAGCAAGTGTGATGTCTGAGCTGAGCACTAAGCCTGATtctgagaaagagaaaaggccTCCACAGAGGCGGAAGTTTCAGGAGTTGCCAGTTGGTAACACGGATCCAGCACCAAATTATCAG GAATCAGCATGTTTGAAGCTGAGCGAGCCAGAGTTAGACATGGGTTCAAGAAATATATCAACCATGCCACCTCCGAAGAAGTTTATACTGCCATCATCTAAAGCAATGCCACCGCCTCCACCAAAAAGCATGCCCCCACCCCCTCCAAAATTTACTGCACCTAAATCTAGTCTGGAAGTACATGATAAGGCCAGGAGTTTGGACAAAACAAGAGCTGCGATTATACCTG ATACTCTGGTCAAATTGATGGAATATggggatgaagatgatgacccCGACGAAAACAGCGAAGAATCACTCGGCAGCAATTCAACTGCAGTGACAACTCAAAAACCATTTTGGGCTGTGTGA
- the LOC115752874 gene encoding protein RIK isoform X2 yields the protein MTEDGAARVSSDESQTRQRKKRKWDQPAESLASIGSALPGVLPLANMGSLTGTAVPMVSPVAAGLMMNSLPANGIAASHALRSSVLMQQSPAVVSKLNQQKVQEDLVIAREIVINDAESAVRYKLTKRQTQEEIQKCTGAVVTTRGKYRPPNALPDGGKPLYLHISAGANLKETVERIIAVDRAAAVIEEMLKQGQNSQPVSYSDKGVKISQALSTCVNLGFDADPSWNIASRIRGPNDQYINHIMNETGVTVLLRGRGSGTSESLHGEERQQPLHLFLSSNNAKSLENAKSLAENLLDTISLECGASRVSSSKVYGAVPPPQQLVVGSNSSGSEVTESTNPAAGLTSTSGFTTSPPLSSPMVPGVSSVFTQGAVSMSGGVLGCFQAQPHMVHHSQPSVTGGTRYSGYEGIYPQATPLQQVALVLKHSTSVTSSVASAPASASVMSELSTKPDSEKEKRPPQRRKFQELPVGNTDPAPNYQVFSLTFCEANCQILDSCCRNSGFYLS from the exons ATGACGGAGGACGGCGCCGCTAGGGTTTCTTCCGATGAATCGCAAACGAGGCAAAG aaagaagagaaaatgggaTCAGCCAGCGGAGTCTTTGGCCTCGATTGGGTCGGCATTGCCCGGTGTTCTTCCGTTGGCCAACATGGGATCTCTTACTGGGACTGCTGTTCCAATGGTGTCTCCAGTCGCTGCTGGACTTATGATGAATTCACTTCCGGCTAATGGCATTGCGGCGTCACATGCACTTCGGTCATCTGTACTGATGCAGCAGAGTCCTGCAGTGGTTTCCAAACTAAACCAA CAAAAAGTCCAAGAAGATTTGGTGATTGCTCGAGAAATTGTCATAAATGATGCTGAATCTGCTGTCCGGTACAAGCTCACAAAGCGTCAAACACAAGAAGAG ATTCAGAAGTGCACTGGAGCTGTGGTGACGACTAG GGGAAAATACCGGCCGCCAAATGCCTTACCTGATGGTGGAAAGCCATTATATCTCCACATTTCTGCAGGCGCTAAT TTGAAAGAGACTGTTGAACGAATTATAGCTGTTGATCGTGCAGCAGCAGTGATTGAAGAGATGCTGAAACAGGGTCAAAATTCGCAGCCTGTCTCCTATTCTGACAAGGGAGTTAAG ATTTCTCAAGCTTTGAGCACATGCGTGAATTTGGGGTTTGATGCGGACCCATCATGGAACATTGCTTCCCGAATTCGTGGACCAAAT GACCAATATATAAATCACATTATGAATGAAACAGGAGTAACTGTCTTATTAAGAGGGCGTGGTTCTGGAACTTCTGAGAGTTTGCATGGAGAAG AAAGACAGCAGCCATTGCATTTATTCTTGTCCAGTAACAACGCAAAGAGCCTTGAAAATGCAAAGAGTCTAGCTGAAAATCTTCTGGATACAATCAGTTTAGAATGCGGTGCCTCCAG GGTATCATCCTCTAAGGTGTATGGTGCTGTTCCACCTCCTCAGCAGTTGGTGGTGGGATCAAATAGTTCTGGAAGTGAGGTAACAGAAAGTACAAATCCAGCTGCTGGTTTGACATCTACTAGTGGCTTTACTACATCTCCACCCCTTTCGTCACCAATGGTCCCTGGGGTAAGTTCTGTTTTCACTCAAGGGGCAGTGTCAATGTCTGGGGGAGTGCTAGGTTGCTTTCAGGCTCAACCACACATGGTCCACCATTCCCAGCCTTCGGTAACTGGTGGAACGAGATACAGTGGATATGAAGGAATATATCCTCAAGCCACACCTTTGCAACAAGTTGCATTGGTTCTAAAACATTCAACTTCTGTCACATCTTCTGTCGCCTCTGCACCAGCATCAGCAAGTGTGATGTCTGAGCTGAGCACTAAGCCTGATtctgagaaagagaaaaggccTCCACAGAGGCGGAAGTTTCAGGAGTTGCCAGTTGGTAACACGGATCCAGCACCAAATTATCAG GTATTTTCTCTGACCTTCTGTGAAGCTAACTGCCAGATACTGGACTCCTGTTGTAGGAACAGTGGATTTTATTTGTCATAG